From Dechloromonas sp. A34:
CGCCGACATGATTCCGCACGGCGCCACGCTACAGATCGGCTATGGCGGCATCCCGGACGCCGTGGTGATGCAGCTGACCGACAAGCACGATCTCGGCATCCATACCGAAATGGTCGGCGACGGCATCATGACCCTGGTCGAAGCCGGCGTCATCACCAACCGCAAGAAGAACTACCACCACGGCAAGATGCTGGCCACCTTCGCGCTCGGCTCGAAGAAGCTCTACCAGTTCATGCACCGCAATCCGGCGCTCGAAATGCATCCGGTCGATTTCACCAACGACCCCTATCTGGCTGGCCAGAACGACAACCTGCATGCCATCAATGCCACCATGCAGATCGATTTCATGGGCCAGTGCGGCTCGGAAAGCCTAGGTTTCGCGCCGTATTCCGGCACCGGCGGCCAGGCCGACTTCGTGCGGGCCGCGAATCGCTCGAATGGCGGCAAGTCCTTCATCGTGCTGCCATCCACCGCCAAGAACGACACCATCTCGCGCATCGTTCCGACGCTGTCGGCCGGTACCCACGTGTCGACCAGCAAGAACGACATCAACTACGTCGTCACCGAGTTCGGCGTTGCTCAACTGCGTGGCAAGACGGCCAAGCAGCGCTGTGAGGCCCTGATCGGCATTGCCCATCCGGACTTCCGCGGTGAACTGCGCGATGCGGCCAAGAAGATGAGGCTGCTCTGATTTCAGCACGGCCCAGCGCTTACAAAATGTAGCAATTTAGTTCGCCCGGTCTGCCGATAATTCGCTATCTTGAAAGCGATTATCTGGAAGATCGGGTGTAGCAATGAGAGCGCAAAAAATCCTGGTGGCGCTGCTGGTTATGATGATCGTCGGGACCGGTGGCGCCTTGGCGCATGGCGGTCGGGCGCGGGTCGGCGTCTACTTCGGCCCGATGTGGAGCCCTTGGTACTATCCGCCGCCCTATTACTATGA
This genomic window contains:
- a CDS encoding acetyl-CoA hydrolase/transferase family protein — encoded protein: MSVQALYQQKRMSAADAIRVVKNGDTIVVPTAVGEPPALLTALSEARRDFRDVKVSQILPVRKYAYFDPETAEHVRHTAYFFSGASRAGGQEGWIDFIPAYFSELPGLINRDLTPADVVFSIASPMDEHGYFSLSLAADYTMAAIEKARVVVLEVNPNVPFANGDCHIHVSQVAALTESEDPILEVGLPKIGPVQEAIGKYVADMIPHGATLQIGYGGIPDAVVMQLTDKHDLGIHTEMVGDGIMTLVEAGVITNRKKNYHHGKMLATFALGSKKLYQFMHRNPALEMHPVDFTNDPYLAGQNDNLHAINATMQIDFMGQCGSESLGFAPYSGTGGQADFVRAANRSNGGKSFIVLPSTAKNDTISRIVPTLSAGTHVSTSKNDINYVVTEFGVAQLRGKTAKQRCEALIGIAHPDFRGELRDAAKKMRLL